The following is a genomic window from Butyricimonas faecihominis.
CATGTACACGTTGTAACATTTCCTCTTCCAACTCTTTTGTTCCGGCGATATACGTCGGTTGACTTTTAGGATCAACAGACATTTTTTCGTACCGACTCTTATCCATCACATTTTTCACGGCTTTATTCATCGTTCTGTCTACATACGACAAATAAATTCGAGTATCTAACTTAATCTTTTTAGTTAACTGGGCCGTTAAATTTGAAATCAAATTAGCACGAGAATACCCGCTGTTAACCATAATCCCCTTCTCGTCATAATAACCTATACCCACCATATATTGGAACTTATCCGATCCTCCAGATGCTTGAATATTTGCATTCAATACTTTACCAGTTCGAAAAGCATATTTATACCAATTTGTTTCACTATTATAATAAGGATCCAAACTATCTTGAAGTTTATAATTCAAATAAACATCACTTTCCCTACCTGATCCCCAAAATGAATCATAAGCTCCATTCGTATTCCACACATCTTCATAAGATGTCGGGTAATGTTGTTTATACACGTCAAAATCAGAATAGTCACTTATATTACCTCTATAATTTCGAGCCATCAAGAGATCCAACCAACGTTCCATCCGTCCTCCCGTTTGCACGGGATACTCCATCAGTTGGGCCAAGGTATAAGAAACATTAGCCGAAAAAACCGCCTTACCTTCTTTCCCCTTTTTTGTCGTGACCAGAATCACACCATTACCAGCCCGCGAACCATAAATAGAAGCTGCTGCCGCATCTTTCAATACTTCAACAGACTCAATCATGCTTGGATCTAAATCCGCCAACGTGTTCGTTCCCGTTACCGGGGACACGAATGAATGCATCGGAACCCCATCCACAACCCAAAGTGGCTGACCATCACTTGCCCCATCCACTAACAAAGAATTAAATCCACGGACAGCGATCACGGATGCACTTCCCGGAGCCCCAGACTGTTGAATGATATTCACTCCTGCCAAACGTCCTTGCAACATACTGGCAATACTTGCCGCTGGAAGCTCTTTCATATCCTCGGCTTTCACGGAAGAAATCGCACTAATCATTTCCCGCTTATTCTGAGTTCCGTAAGCACGAACAACGACCTCATCCAAATCCGCAATATCCTCTTCCAACACGACGTTCAAAGTATCCTGCTCACCAAGCTTAATCACCTGTGTTTTCATCCCAACAAAAGAAAATATCAATGAAATATCCTTCTGTTCCTTAGGCAACGTCAACCTGTATTTTCCGCTCACGTCAGTAACTACCCCCAACGTTGTTCCCTTCACTAACACGGTAACTCCGGGAATAGGCCCCTTTTTCGTGTCTGTCACGACACCCTTTATCACACGCCCTTTTAGCTCCTTGTCAGATTGTACTCTTTCACCCGCCTGACGGATAATAATCGTATTCTCCAACAACTCATAACGCAATCCGGAACCTTTCAGACAAATATCCAGCACCTCAGCCACACACTGGTCTTTAAACTCAGCCGAAATTTTCCCCACCTTACTCACTTGTTCGTGATTATACACGAACACGTAATTCGTCTGTTGTTCAATCAATTGAAACACATCCTCTATCAAGGTTTCCTTCACTTGAATAGAAACCCGGGCATCTTGAGAATACAAAGATGCGGACACCTGCATAAAACTGACAAACAACAAAATGAATGTTAATTTCATAATGTTCACTACTTTTTTTAAAATACGATTCCTCAAAAATCGTATTTGTCGATTTTTTCCCATAAATTTGTTCTTACTAAAAGATTAAACACACTGTTGTTTACTCAAGCTGTTGAAAAGGTCCAAGTTTTCAACAGCTTTTTATTTGAAAACGATTAAAGTCTTTCCTTCTAAATTAAACTTCACCATATCCGTCTTTTCCAGAAACGTCAACACATCGACAATCTCGCTATGTCGTTGAATTGTCCCCGTGAAATGCAAATCCTGCAAATCTACATTTTGGTAAAACACGTCCACATCATACCACCGGGACAAAATATCCATTACCTCCTGCAAACGTCGTTTTTTAAACACGAACAAACCATCTTTCCAAGCCGTGAACTCCTTCACATCCACCCTGTCCACCGACACCTTCTCCCCTTCCACTTGTATCTGCATCGAAGGATCAAGCACGTAATCTTGATGCTTCGTATTTACTTGGACTTTTCCAGTTACTAACGTCGTCACAAATTTATTGGCATAATCACTCACGTTAAAACTTGTTCCCAACACCCGTATCTCCTTATCCTGAACCTCTACGATAAAAGGCATATCTACATTTTTGGTAATCTCGAAATATGCCTCCCCCCTTAACTTCACCCGACGTTCGTTTCCCGTAAAACGAGAAGGAAATTCCAACTCGGATTGTGAATTTACCCATACCTCACTACCATCTGCCAACACAATCTTGTATTCCCCACCCCGGGGTACCACCATCCGGTTATATTCCACTTTTTCAATCAACGAATCTCTATCTTGTTCGTTCACGACAACGGTTCCTTCATTTCCCGTTCTAATCACAACTCCTTCAACTTGGGTTTCTAATTTACTCACGCTATCCAACACCAAGCGTTCCCCATTTGTCAACTCTAAAAACGCCTTGCATCCACCTTTCACCGGAATAGATTCTCCTCGCACCAACTCGATTCTCTCTCGATCCTTACCATACCAAATTTCATAAATCATCATCCCTCCCAACACGACAACAACCAACATGGCTGCATAACGCATCAAGCGCACAAATAACACCGGACGCTTCCGTATCTTCTTCTGAATACTATCCCATCCTTTCTCCAGATCATTTCTCTCCCGGAAACGAATTTTTTCCAACAACACACGTTCATCTCGTACACGCTCCAATAAAGCCTTATTCTTCGGAGATGAATCTATCCAATACAAAAATTCCGCTTCCTCTTCCGGGGATAACATCCCGTCCAAATAAGCCTTCATTCGCTGAATTTTTTCCTCTATAGACCTTTCTATCTCTTTTTCCATGTTCAAATAATTATAGGTTTCTCACCCACTAACTATTATTAATACAAAGATCTCGACCAAGAGGATGACACGAAGCATCACTTTTTTCAAAAAAATACACAAAGATTATAATCCCAAGACGAACGTCATCACGAAAAGATCCTTCAACTTAGTTTTTAATTGCTGACGGGCACGGGCTTTATGCGTCTTCACCGTGTTCACAGAAACTTTCAGGATCTCAGCAATTTCAATATTATTCTTTCCCTCCAAATGCCACATGATCACCCGACGTTGTTCCGGTGGCAATTGCTCAATTTCCTCCATCACCAACCGATGTATCTCCTCCTCCACGACTGCATCCCCGAATCCCTCTTCCGATTCGAGCAATGCGTATTCATGACAATACGTCTCTTCCAGTTTCTTCACCCGCATATAATTCAGACAACGATGTCGCATGGATTGGTACAAATACATTCTCATGTGAACCAACGATTCTATCGTCTCCCTCGCCTTCCACAGATTCACGAAAACATCCTGCACAATATCCAGCACGTCATCTTCCTCCTTCACCATCCGGATTCCGAACAGGCACAAAGCAGGATAATACATCTCGTAATAATAACGAAATGCACTCTCATCACCTCTTTTAAAGTTTTCCAATAT
Proteins encoded in this region:
- a CDS encoding FecR domain-containing protein, producing the protein MEKEIERSIEEKIQRMKAYLDGMLSPEEEAEFLYWIDSSPKNKALLERVRDERVLLEKIRFRERNDLEKGWDSIQKKIRKRPVLFVRLMRYAAMLVVVVLGGMMIYEIWYGKDRERIELVRGESIPVKGGCKAFLELTNGERLVLDSVSKLETQVEGVVIRTGNEGTVVVNEQDRDSLIEKVEYNRMVVPRGGEYKIVLADGSEVWVNSQSELEFPSRFTGNERRVKLRGEAYFEITKNVDMPFIVEVQDKEIRVLGTSFNVSDYANKFVTTLVTGKVQVNTKHQDYVLDPSMQIQVEGEKVSVDRVDVKEFTAWKDGLFVFKKRRLQEVMDILSRWYDVDVFYQNVDLQDLHFTGTIQRHSEIVDVLTFLEKTDMVKFNLEGKTLIVFK
- a CDS encoding RNA polymerase sigma factor; translation: MEMFSPKILENFKRGDESAFRYYYEMYYPALCLFGIRMVKEEDDVLDIVQDVFVNLWKARETIESLVHMRMYLYQSMRHRCLNYMRVKKLEETYCHEYALLESEEGFGDAVVEEEIHRLVMEEIEQLPPEQRRVIMWHLEGKNNIEIAEILKVSVNTVKTHKARARQQLKTKLKDLFVMTFVLGL